One Mya arenaria isolate MELC-2E11 chromosome 7, ASM2691426v1 genomic window carries:
- the LOC128239992 gene encoding uncharacterized protein LOC128239992, with product MAKNNINKNNNIDLAVCLQENNFGDAEYLLDGGADPNKISQFVGASPMHLAAGLGLKTLSLLLQYGGDPNVSLEDGTTPLHVAAMWGFTECVSMLLANGGDPFLRDQEGLSASELAYSYGHEETAQTIEYYVKQIIDTDEPTITPKYSIKRLSVESAKSDNSEEESSPSLYDTQVLQDYLRDFTHRRNSSVYKRHLQRQVDQYFGVGQGTHLMDVTSPDHPYIERKSIPEMTEEPSSTDSSLKLHLSASDNEPSTDCDSFVTCDGEDVETVLQKTEDISLNKSFDESDDESYDDYSSHCPNTVIKNPTYDSQNTTPRNTDRSVQERRSDGADRSKKYCRRELLQVPDSQDLLTDGDKCEYCSAVATHRSHEGSLCDTCYKLAQELDQLMCSGDCGDLPDLMTSVFNHESTISNSEAGLSRKQGEKTPAYRFAEKVFERDKNKSDRNCARQSSQSGKLSRVFEEDEWNVDKYERKQKQESAQNHGERAQNHGQSYYNSAGRCVSQDSLPDHSQRSSTKNNHHLSPKKSSYTSRLLNDNHKPERIPNTQENKAVPKMKKSTLINTNDRRSEIQTSKDSVNDLYSKMNRLSIDLQSGDGMFGQSTLTHVTELDDFSDSILTNDESFFDRNIDSRNMQISKKEFHASDISSLSEDTVVGENGKISRLRPSEDVVQSRFHPSDISSLSTETAKSSDTLSIKDLGFLDDYSPPANLNDREFLTEVDMNDNDRRSKKAVGNNQKLSPNMDELWSQVRACKHAKQQVKDKNNVLDIAFYGRESASTACGSVNSNASTVDYIYTDKENGITLIERHLPSLCGSQGSRKSLDSVASGMTVGSDARLPGHVPTSARGSFDSQATEVYSWRDNAMIILSDDSCAASQESDEQPISQELLSLDNEAVRSRLCSHGDDPGPVTITTRQQYLRRLSQIEKDPDKKVLTKRKPEYSAELRQALSGLQDMTGLRDLEERTFTAFQNPDPARRWREGTLKSSFNYLLLDPRITQNLPNRACNMDELDVFRTFISATVYIGKGKRARPYSHLYEAIKQQKKQTNKVNEKVTRILDIWGSGQGVVSLHCYQSVIPVEAYTREAAMVDAIGLDHLTNKKRGDYYGVSATYSMKMRRTLGVYLLKKALQIFLAEGERQISPVDILKPIT from the exons GGATGCTGAGTACCTGCTGGATGGAGGAGCAGACCCAAACAAGATCAGCCAGTTTGTTGGAGCATCACCAATGCACCTGGCTGCAGGACTGGGGCTAAAAACATTGAGCTTGCTCTTACAGTATGGAGGAGACCCTAATGTCAg tcTAGAGGATGGCACAACTCCGCTACATGTGGCTGCCATGTGGGGGTTCACAGAATGTGTCAGTATGTTACTTGCTAATGGTGGCGATCCATTCCTCAGGGATCAG GAAGGTTTGAGTGCGTCTGAGCTGGCCTACAGTTATGGGCACGAGGAGACGGCCCAAACCATCGAGTACTATGTCAAACAGATCATTGACACAGATGAGCCAACTATCACGCCCAAATACTCCATTAAAC GGCTGAGTGTAGAAAGTGCTAAGTCTGATAACTCTGAAGAGGAATCCAGCCCATCCCTGTATGACACGCAAGTACTCCAAGACTACCTGCGGGACTTCACACATCGAAGAAACTCAAGCGTGTATAAGCGTCACTTGCAGAGGCAAGTGGACCAGTACTTCGGTGTGGGGCAGGGCACACACCTCATGGATGTAACTTCACCTG ACCACCCGTACATAGAGAGGAAGTCAATCCCAGAGATGACAGAGGAACCCTCAAGCACGGACAGTTCTCTCAAACTTCATCTGAGTGCTTCGGACAATGAGCCCTCCACAGACTGTGACAGCTTTGTTACATGCGATGGTGAG GACGTGGAGACAGTATTACAGAAGACTGAAGACATTTCCCTGAACAAGTCATTTGACGAGAGTGATGATGAGAGCTACGATGACTACTCCAGCCATTGTCCAAATACAGTCATCAAGAATCCTACTTATGACAGTCAAAACACTACACCAAGAAACACtg ACAGAAGTGTTCAAGAGAGGCGGTCAGATGGTGCAGACAGGTCGAAGAAGTATTGTCGCAGAGAGCTGCTACAAGTTCCTGATTCACAGGACCTGCTCACAG aTGGGGATAAATGTGAATACTGTAGCGCTGTAGCAACACACCGGAGCCATGAGGGGAGTTTATGTGACACTTGCTACAAATTGGCTCAGGAACTTGATCAGCTTATGTGCTCTG GTGATTGTGGGGACCTTCCTGACCTGATGACGTCTGTGTTCAACCATGAATCTACAATCTCTAATAGTGAGGCTGGTCTCAGTAGAAAACAGGGTGAGAAAACACCAGCTTACAGGTTTGCTGAAAAAGTCTTTGAGAGGGACAAGAATAAATCTGATAGAAACTGTGCAAGACAGAGTTCTCAAAGTGGTAAACTAAGTAGAGTATTTGAGGAAGACGAATGGAATGTAGATAAATATGAACGGAAACAAAAGCAAGAAAGTGCTCAAAATCATGGAGAACGTGCTCAAAATCATGGACAATCCTATTACAACAGTGCAGGCAGATGTGTATCTCAAGATAGTTTGCCAGATCATTCTCAGAGATCATCAACCAAAAATAATCATCATTTGTCACCAAAGAAAAGCTCATATACAAGTAGACTTCTGAATGACAATCATAAGCCGGAAAGAATACCAAATACTCAGGAAAACAAAGCAGTACCAAAGATGAAAAAATCTACACTTATTAATACAAATGACAGAAGATCAGAGATACAGACTAGCAAAGACTCTGTTAATGATTTATATTCTAAGATGAACCGGCTAAGTATTGACCTTCAGTCCGGAGATGGAATGTTTGGACAAAGTACATTGACTCATGTGACAGAATTGGACGATTTTAGCGATTCCATACTCACTAATGATGAAAGCTTTTTTGATAGGAATATAGATTCTAGGAATATGCAGATCAGTAAGAAAGAATTCCATGCCAGCGATATTAGCTCGTTGAGTGAAGATACTGTTGTGGGCGAGAATGGTAAGATTTCAAGACTGAGACCATCCGAAGATGTCGTTCAAAGCAGATTTCATCCCAGTGATATAAGTTCATTGAGCACTGAAACAGCAAAAAGTTCAGATACCCTGTCAATTAAAGATTTGGGATTTTTGGATGATTACTCACCACCTGCCAATTTAAATGATAGAGAATTTTTAACAGAAGTGGACATGAATGATAATGATAGGAGGTCCAAAAAGGCGGTAGGAAACAACCAAAAGCTGAGTCCAAATATGGATGAGTTGTGGTCTCAAGTTCGAGCTTGCAAGCATGCAAAACAGCAAGTGAAAGACAAGAATAATGTTTTGGATATAGCTTTTTATGGACGCGAATCTGCGTCTACTGCCTGTGGTAGTGTAAATAGCAACGCTTCAACTGTAGACTATATTTACACAGACAAGGAAAACGGCATAACGCTGATAGAGCGCCATCTACCGTCCCTCTGCGGAAGTCAGGGAAGTCGGAAGTCCCTTGATAGTGTAGCAAGTGGAATGACTGTGGGAAGCGATGCAAGACTTCCTGGTCACGTTCCGACCTCTGCGAGGGGTTCGTTTGATTCTCAGGCCACTGAGGTATATAGTTGGAGAGATAACGCAATGATTATACTCTCTGATGACAGTTGTGCTGCCTCGCAGGAGTCAGATGAGCAACCCATCTCACAGGAACTGCTGTCTCTTGATAATGAGGCTGTCag GTCAAGACTGTGTAGCCATGGAGATGACCCTGGCCCTGTTACCATAACAACAAGACAGCAATATCTACGGAGACTCAGTCAGATAGAGAAGGACCCAGACAAAAAAGTTCTGACAAAAAGAAAACCAG AATACTCAGCCGAACTACGACAAGCCCTATCTGGGTTACAAGATATGACGGGCCTTCGGGATCTTGAAGAGCGAACATTTACTGCATTCCAAAACCCAGACCCTGCGCGACGATGGCGGGAGGGCACGCTTAAGTCATCATTCAATTATCTGCTGTTGGATCCTCGGATAACACAAAATCTGCCTAACAGGGCCTGTAATATGG ATGAACTTGACGTATTTAGGACATTCATATCAGCGACTGTATACATTGGAAAAGGCAAGCGAGCTCGTCCGTACTCCCACCTTTATGAGGCCATCAAACAACAGAAGAAACAAACTAACAAG GTCAATGAAAAGGTGACTCGGATCCTGGACATTTGGGGCAGTGGTCAGGGGGTTGTGTCTCTTCACTGCTACCAGAGTGTTATACCCGTGGAGGCTTACACACGGGAGGCTGCCATGGTTGATGCTATAG GTCTTGACCACCTGACAAACAAGAAACGTGGCGACTACTACGGAGTGTCTGCCACCTACAGTATGAAAATGCGGCGGACCCTGGGAGTGTATCTCCTCAAAAAGGCTCTGCAGATCTTCCTGGCAGAGGGGGAGAGGCAGATATCACCAGTGGACATACTTAAACCAATAACTTGA